One genomic window of Fusarium verticillioides 7600 chromosome 2, whole genome shotgun sequence includes the following:
- a CDS encoding ribosomal RNA assembly protein KRR1 — MPSTHKKPKPWDTDDIDKWKVDTFTPKDNAAGAFLEESSFATLFPKYREVYLKEAWPLVTRALEKHGIACTLDLVEGSMTVKTTLRTYDPAAILNARDLIKLLARSVPAPQAIKILEDGVACDVIKIRNLVGSRERFVKRRQRILGPNGSTLKALELLTETYILVHGNTVSVMGPYKGLKEIRRIVEDCMANLHPIYSIKELMIKRELAKDPELANESWDRFLPNFKKRTLSHRRVPHKVTDKAKKTYTPFPPAPEKSKVDKQIETGEYFLAKGDKKRALHEERKENQSKRKEEKAKEREAEFVPPQEGRPKKKRKKTEE, encoded by the exons ATGCCTTCAACTCACA AAAAACCGAAGCCTTGGGATACGGATGACATTGATAAATGGAAGGTCGACACCTTCACTCCCAAGGATAATGCTGCCGGCGCATTCCTCGAAGAGAGTTCCTTTGCCACCCTCTTCCCCAAATACCGCGAAGTCTATCTGAAGGAAGCATGGCCTCTGGTTACTCGCGCCCTCGAAAAACACGGAATTGCCTGCACGCTCGATTTGGTTGAAGGTTCTATGACCGTGAAAACGACTTTACGGACGTATGATCCCGccgccattctcaacgcACgcgacctcatcaagctcctggCTCGCTCCGTCCCCGCCCCTCAAGCTATCAAGATCctcgaagatggtgttgccTGTGATGTGATCAAGATACGCAACTTGGTTGGAAGTCGTGAGCGCTTCGTCAAACGTAGACAACGAATCCTTGGACCCAATGGTTCAACTCTCAAAGCGCTTGAATTGCTCACAGAAACATACATCCTGGTACATGGAAACACAGTCTCCGTCATGGGACCCTACAAGGGCCTGAAAGAAATTCGACGTATCGTGGAAGATTGTATGGCGAACCTCCACCCAATTTATAGTATCAAA GAACTGATGATAAAAAGGGAGCTCGCAAAGGATCCCGAGCTTGCCAACGAGAGCTGGGATCGTTTCCTTCCCAACTTCAAAAAGAGGACTCTCAGCCACAGACGTGTTCCTCACAAGGTCaccgacaaggccaagaagacataCACACCATTCCCTCCAGCTCCCGAAAAGAGCAAGGTGGACAAGCAAATCGAGACTGGCGAGTATTTCCTGGCCAAGGGCGACAAGAAGCGTGCTTTACACGAGGAGCGCAAGGAGAATCAGAGCAAGcgaaaggaggagaaggcaaaggagcGAGAGGCCGAGTTTGTCCCACCGCAAGAGGGCCgtcccaagaagaagcgcaagaagacGGAAGAGTAA